Proteins from one Listeria weihenstephanensis genomic window:
- a CDS encoding glycosyltransferase family 4 protein, giving the protein MKLLYIHQHYEEHKGATRSYELSKHFLAKGAEVVMISGQGDSHTTEEGLVVKATHTAYHQKMSKMRRIFAFIHFFMRSIVLGIREKNIDQIYATSTPLTVGLVGLILSKLKRKAFIFEVRDVWPDVPIQLGIIENVWMIHLLKWLELRIYAGATHIVVLSEGMKQNLLEKKVPENKITVAENFANRELVRESNEEQPEDTELSRWTDGRFVVVHPGTMGLVNGAGYLVTCAERLQHNEAIRFLLIGEGSEKREIQAQIEAKKLTNIRVLDAKAKKETLQIVSGCQMGTMLVTDEPILQDNSANKFFDFLACGLPIVLNYRGWQKQVLEESGAGKGFAHRDVEGYCAFVEGLATDRDSWHQAHQASQQLAEKYDVNRVADRIWHAITNVRSVPVEALD; this is encoded by the coding sequence ATGAAATTACTTTATATTCATCAACATTATGAGGAACATAAAGGGGCTACGAGGTCATATGAGTTATCGAAGCATTTCTTAGCAAAGGGTGCCGAGGTGGTTATGATCAGTGGGCAAGGCGATTCACATACGACGGAAGAGGGACTTGTCGTGAAGGCAACGCACACCGCCTATCATCAAAAAATGTCGAAAATGAGACGGATATTCGCATTTATTCACTTTTTTATGCGTAGTATTGTTCTTGGAATACGAGAGAAAAATATCGATCAAATATATGCAACATCAACGCCACTTACGGTGGGGCTTGTTGGCTTGATTTTGAGTAAGTTAAAACGAAAAGCCTTTATTTTCGAGGTGCGGGATGTATGGCCAGATGTTCCCATTCAATTAGGTATTATTGAAAATGTGTGGATGATTCACTTGTTGAAGTGGCTAGAATTACGGATTTACGCGGGTGCTACGCATATCGTTGTTTTGTCGGAAGGGATGAAACAGAATCTACTGGAAAAAAAGGTCCCAGAGAACAAAATAACGGTTGCAGAGAATTTTGCGAATCGGGAGCTTGTTCGAGAGAGTAATGAGGAGCAGCCAGAGGATACGGAGTTGAGCAGATGGACGGATGGTCGGTTCGTGGTCGTTCACCCAGGTACGATGGGGCTTGTGAATGGCGCTGGTTATCTCGTTACGTGTGCGGAAAGGTTGCAACACAATGAGGCTATTCGCTTCCTTCTCATCGGTGAGGGATCTGAAAAACGGGAAATCCAAGCGCAGATTGAAGCCAAGAAGCTCACGAATATTCGGGTTTTGGACGCAAAAGCAAAAAAAGAAACGCTCCAAATTGTTTCAGGGTGTCAGATGGGAACGATGCTTGTGACAGATGAGCCTATTTTGCAGGATAATAGCGCCAATAAATTCTTTGATTTCCTAGCGTGTGGCTTGCCGATTGTGTTGAATTATAGAGGTTGGCAAAAGCAAGTGTTAGAAGAGAGTGGTGCAGGAAAAGGCTTTGCTCATAGGGATGTGGAAGGTTATTGCGCCTTTGTGGAGGGTTTGGCCACGGATCGTGACAGTTGGCACCAAGCGCACCAAGCATCGCAACAATTAGCGGAAAAATATGATGTGAACCGAGTTGCTGATCGAATTTGGCATGCTATTACAAATGTGAGGAGTGTTCCTGTTGAAGCGTTGGATTGA
- a CDS encoding sugar transferase codes for MKRWIDLCVATLLLVIASPIILVCGSIFYILYREKPFYVSQRAGKDGLPFSIYKLKSMRTLVDEDGNALPDAERLTKYGVMLRKLSIDELPQLLNIIKGEMSFIGPRPLLLEYNQLYTEEQRRRLNVLPGITGLAQVKGRNSLSWEEKFDFDCHYVKHQSLLLDFKIALLTIYKVVQRDGISQDDQATMSKFTGITP; via the coding sequence TTGAAGCGTTGGATTGATTTATGTGTTGCCACTTTACTACTCGTTATTGCAAGTCCGATTATCTTAGTATGTGGCAGTATTTTTTATATTTTGTATCGAGAAAAGCCGTTTTATGTGAGTCAGCGAGCGGGAAAAGATGGGCTTCCGTTTTCTATCTATAAATTGAAGTCGATGCGCACGCTGGTTGATGAGGATGGTAATGCGCTTCCTGATGCTGAGCGGCTAACGAAATATGGTGTTATGCTTCGAAAATTGAGTATCGATGAGTTGCCGCAACTGCTTAATATTATCAAAGGCGAGATGAGCTTTATCGGGCCGCGTCCACTATTACTAGAATACAACCAGCTTTACACGGAGGAGCAGCGGAGACGGCTGAACGTTTTACCTGGAATCACAGGGTTAGCGCAAGTCAAAGGACGTAACAGCCTAAGTTGGGAAGAAAAGTTCGACTTTGATTGCCATTATGTGAAGCATCAATCGCTGTTATTAGATTTCAAAATAGCGTTATTAACCATTTACAAAGTAGTACAACGAGATGGCATTTCACAAGATGACCAAGCAACGATGTCCAAATTTACCGGAATAACTCCGTAA
- a CDS encoding aminotransferase class V-fold PLP-dependent enzyme translates to MNQIPLAIPHMSGNEQKYIQQAFDTNWIAPLGPNVDQFEANLATYSGAKDVAATSSGTSAIHLALTLLNVQAGDTVFCSTFTFIASINPALYIGATPVFIDSETDTWGMSPVALGRALEDAATKNKLPKAIIVVHLYGQSCKMDEIMELANRYGVPVVEDAAESLGSTYKGRQLGTIGAFGIYSFNGNKIITTSGGGALLSNDATQIEKARYLGSQAKEVAPYYSHSEVGFNYRLSNILAGIGIAQLDVLEERIAKKRAIYDAYKAAFENHSGITFLSELEGTFNNRWLTTVLLEKMSPEDVMEKLAAKGIESRRLWKPMHTQPLFETATYYSEETSNADILFEKGLCLPSGTQLTEGQLDYVCKTLMEIIK, encoded by the coding sequence ATGAATCAAATCCCATTAGCAATTCCGCATATGAGTGGAAACGAACAAAAATACATCCAACAAGCCTTTGATACGAATTGGATTGCACCACTTGGGCCAAATGTAGATCAATTTGAAGCGAATTTAGCTACGTATTCTGGCGCTAAAGATGTGGCTGCTACAAGTTCTGGCACCAGCGCGATTCATCTTGCGCTCACACTTTTAAATGTACAGGCCGGCGACACCGTATTTTGTTCCACTTTTACATTTATTGCGAGTATTAATCCAGCTTTATACATTGGCGCCACACCAGTTTTCATCGATTCGGAAACAGATACGTGGGGAATGAGTCCAGTCGCGCTTGGCAGAGCTTTAGAAGATGCAGCTACTAAAAATAAACTACCAAAAGCAATTATCGTGGTCCACTTATACGGTCAGAGCTGCAAAATGGACGAAATTATGGAGTTGGCGAATCGTTACGGAGTTCCAGTTGTGGAAGACGCTGCGGAATCGCTTGGTTCCACTTACAAAGGGCGCCAACTCGGTACAATCGGAGCGTTTGGCATCTATTCTTTCAACGGAAATAAAATTATCACGACATCTGGTGGCGGTGCCCTACTTTCCAATGATGCCACGCAAATTGAAAAAGCACGATATCTAGGTTCACAGGCAAAAGAAGTTGCACCGTATTATTCCCATAGTGAAGTTGGCTTCAATTATCGACTCAGCAACATATTAGCAGGGATTGGCATCGCGCAACTGGACGTTTTAGAAGAACGAATTGCGAAGAAAAGGGCGATATATGACGCGTATAAAGCCGCATTTGAAAACCATTCGGGTATTACTTTTTTATCTGAGTTGGAGGGGACGTTTAACAATCGCTGGTTGACGACGGTTTTATTAGAGAAGATGTCACCAGAAGACGTGATGGAGAAGTTGGCGGCAAAAGGTATTGAAAGCAGACGTTTATGGAAGCCGATGCACACGCAACCGCTGTTTGAAACGGCAACTTATTATAGCGAAGAGACAAGCAATGCCGATATTTTATTCGAAAAAGGATTGTGCTTACCGTCTGGAACGCAACTGACAGAGGGACAATTGGATTATGTCTGCAAAACATTGATGGAAATCATTAAGTAA
- a CDS encoding immunoglobulin-like domain-containing protein, translating to MKKIAKIVLILVLLIGSVPSVANAATATHEVVQTSITGDTSKNTISVPVKKTAREKKLDLVIVQDLSGSFRDTYPSVASELKEAIDLMNPVIDRSQFIGYTSIKATDTALPIYSDPKTTLEVQNAGQYNEFFNVIYKNEMTDSVANTKAAIDNVTSNQLYGNGTPTAYGIQKALEEYQSKNPVKEAGRETLFLVVTDGFPNGDINGTALTPSTSMVPLLGPSTGINAALNNITSAGYLTSFGLWQNKAALENEWGTSLYNNYNNYINTNVPNFVSRSEFFFNMNNNDNSIEDFASAVKDIIQTNLNDQLSISEKVSAGQTYVAGSAKVKNSAGQTVTVPAPYQEPTFENQTLTWNLDALPEGDYTVTFDVTGKVPVSNAPSITAQDMTLAEGATFDPIQTVKPTATDAASTNLTSKIKVTANDVDTSKPGVYHVTYEVAGVLPANANTAISLIDSGKVTYRDALLKTLEKLDFTPNVAAKTTTKTITITVTGKPTITASDKTIFIGDAYDPRADIAANDAKDGDITSQIEIIKNDVDNMKTGVYDVTYKVTNSVGESATKTIKVTVLSKPTIEAKNHTIYVGDSFDPMAEVSAKDAKDGNITDKIEIVKNDVDTSKPGKYDITYKVTNSIGESTTKTVQVTVLSKPTIDAKDHSIFVGETFDPLAEVSAKDAKDGDITDKIELVKNDVDNTKTGVYDVTYKVTNSIGESTTKTIQVTVLSKPIIQAKDHTIYVGDSFDPTAEVTARDAKDGDITNKIEIVKSDVDNTKPGVYDVTYKVTNSVGESNTKTIKVTVLSKPTIDAKDHTIYVGDKFDAMAEVSAKDAKDGNITDKIEIIKSDVDTSKPGVYDITYKVTNSVGESTTKTVQVTVLSKPTIDAKDHTIYVGDKFDPMAEVSAKDAKDGNITDKIEIVRNDVDTSKAGVYDITYKVTNSVGESVMITVQVTVLEKKGTTPPGKVDPNKPNKPLKPVLEVKGNSGEKAPIKESKQPTAMRSSENTLPKTGDSNESHVLFGFGLIASMVVILRGRRSK from the coding sequence ATGAAGAAAATAGCTAAAATAGTACTTATCTTAGTTTTACTTATAGGCAGTGTACCGAGTGTGGCAAATGCTGCAACGGCAACGCATGAAGTGGTTCAAACGAGCATTACAGGGGATACATCAAAGAATACGATTAGCGTGCCGGTGAAAAAGACAGCCCGAGAAAAGAAATTGGATTTAGTCATTGTGCAGGATTTGTCCGGAAGTTTCCGCGATACGTACCCTAGTGTGGCGAGTGAGCTAAAAGAAGCGATTGATTTAATGAATCCAGTGATTGACCGTTCACAATTTATCGGTTACACATCGATTAAAGCTACCGACACAGCGCTACCGATTTACAGTGATCCAAAAACAACGCTTGAGGTGCAAAATGCTGGGCAGTACAACGAATTTTTCAATGTTATCTATAAAAATGAGATGACGGATTCGGTTGCCAATACAAAAGCCGCGATTGACAATGTGACGTCGAATCAATTATACGGTAATGGGACGCCGACTGCATATGGTATTCAAAAAGCGTTAGAAGAGTACCAATCCAAAAATCCTGTAAAAGAAGCGGGCCGCGAAACACTTTTTCTTGTCGTGACAGACGGCTTCCCGAATGGTGATATCAATGGGACAGCCTTGACGCCAAGTACATCGATGGTACCACTTTTAGGCCCATCCACAGGTATTAATGCTGCACTTAATAACATTACATCCGCTGGGTACCTAACTTCTTTCGGATTATGGCAAAATAAAGCGGCGCTAGAAAACGAATGGGGTACAAGTCTATACAACAACTACAATAATTATATCAACACCAATGTACCAAACTTTGTTTCCCGTAGCGAATTTTTCTTCAATATGAACAACAATGATAATTCGATTGAAGATTTTGCGTCCGCGGTGAAGGATATTATTCAAACGAACTTAAACGATCAATTGAGTATTTCTGAAAAAGTAAGCGCAGGACAAACATACGTTGCGGGTAGCGCAAAAGTGAAGAATAGCGCGGGGCAAACGGTGACTGTACCAGCGCCATATCAAGAGCCGACCTTTGAGAATCAAACGTTGACGTGGAACCTAGATGCTTTACCAGAAGGTGATTACACCGTGACATTTGACGTTACCGGAAAAGTGCCTGTTAGCAATGCGCCGAGCATTACAGCGCAAGACATGACACTGGCAGAAGGTGCGACTTTTGATCCGATTCAAACGGTGAAACCAACAGCGACAGATGCAGCATCCACTAATTTAACATCAAAAATCAAAGTAACAGCCAATGATGTCGATACGAGTAAACCAGGCGTTTACCACGTGACATATGAAGTGGCAGGCGTTCTTCCAGCTAATGCAAATACGGCGATTTCACTCATCGATTCAGGAAAAGTTACGTATCGTGACGCTCTATTGAAAACATTAGAAAAATTAGATTTCACACCGAACGTAGCGGCGAAAACAACTACCAAAACAATCACAATTACGGTGACCGGAAAGCCGACGATTACAGCCAGTGACAAGACAATTTTCATAGGTGATGCTTATGATCCTAGAGCAGACATTGCAGCAAATGATGCCAAAGACGGAGACATTACTAGCCAAATCGAGATCATTAAAAATGATGTTGACAATATGAAAACAGGCGTATATGACGTGACGTATAAAGTAACAAATAGCGTTGGGGAAAGCGCGACGAAAACGATTAAGGTGACTGTTCTGAGCAAACCGACAATCGAGGCTAAAAACCACACGATTTATGTCGGCGATTCTTTTGACCCGATGGCAGAAGTAAGTGCGAAAGACGCGAAAGATGGAAATATCACGGATAAAATTGAAATTGTTAAAAATGATGTAGATACGAGCAAGCCTGGTAAATATGACATCACGTACAAAGTAACAAACAGCATAGGCGAGAGTACGACTAAAACAGTACAAGTAACCGTCCTAAGTAAACCGACAATCGACGCGAAGGACCACTCCATTTTTGTAGGAGAAACCTTTGATCCATTGGCTGAAGTTAGCGCAAAGGATGCAAAAGATGGCGATATTACCGACAAAATTGAACTCGTTAAAAATGATGTCGATAATACGAAAACAGGTGTGTATGACGTAACCTATAAAGTAACAAATAGCATAGGCGAAAGTACGACTAAAACGATTCAAGTAACGGTGCTAAGTAAACCAATCATCCAGGCGAAAGACCATACAATTTATGTGGGAGATAGTTTTGATCCGACAGCAGAAGTCACAGCTAGAGACGCGAAAGACGGAGATATCACCAACAAAATTGAAATCGTTAAAAGTGATGTTGACAACACGAAACCTGGCGTATACGATGTGACGTATAAAGTAACAAATAGCGTGGGGGAAAGCAACACGAAGACTATCAAGGTAACAGTTCTAAGCAAACCAACCATTGATGCTAAAGACCACACGATTTATGTAGGAGACAAATTTGATGCGATGGCAGAAGTGAGCGCGAAAGACGCAAAAGACGGAAACATCACGGATAAAATTGAAATTATTAAAAGTGATGTTGACACAAGTAAACCAGGCGTGTATGATATCACGTATAAAGTAACAAATAGTGTGGGGGAAAGCACTACTAAAACGGTGCAAGTAACAGTGCTAAGCAAACCAACCATTGATGCCAAAGACCACACGATTTATGTAGGAGACAAATTCGATCCGATGGCAGAAGTCAGTGCGAAAGATGCAAAAGACGGAAACATCACGGACAAAATTGAAATTGTTAGAAATGACGTTGATACAAGCAAAGCAGGCGTGTACGATATCACGTATAAAGTAACGAACAGTGTAGGCGAAAGCGTGATGATAACAGTCCAAGTGACCGTTCTTGAGAAAAAAGGAACGACACCACCTGGCAAAGTAGATCCGAATAAACCAAATAAACCGCTGAAACCAGTTCTTGAAGTAAAAGGGAATTCGGGGGAAAAAGCACCGATAAAAGAAAGCAAACAACCAACAGCTATGAGAAGCTCGGAAAACACATTACCAAAAACCGGAGATAGTAATGAATCACATGTATTATTTGGTTTTGGGTTAATTGCAAGTATGGTTGTTATTTTACGAGGTAGAAGAAGCAAGTAA
- a CDS encoding FtsW/RodA/SpoVE family cell cycle protein has translation MQTNNRLRESLVVIVCLLSMIGCLAIFMAQQTNQYDTNFFRMQIIFIIVGFTAVFLLSKLDMTFIRANILWVYFAMLILLAGILIPNPLVSKINGATRWYQLAGFSLQPSEIAKSMFIIVIAHFAAKYERIIWKQLLITWSLAGVVLLLIMKQPDLGTTIVYFVSAFTISILALKSTKLIITILTSLVVAVSGGLYLVVYHVNLLEKIGFKSYQFRRVHTWLDPASDPNSFYQVDRSLKAIGSGTMSGSNSPYVYIPESHTDMIFSTIGNQFGFIGASLLLILFMLFIHQLIIAALHMKNSFSTYVIAGFAMMFAFNIFENIAMTIGLMPLTGIPLPFISYGGSSTLGNMIALGVILAVIKCDDTSFGRA, from the coding sequence ATGCAAACCAACAATAGACTTCGCGAAAGCCTAGTCGTCATCGTCTGCCTCCTATCCATGATTGGCTGCCTCGCTATCTTCATGGCCCAACAAACCAACCAATACGACACCAACTTCTTTCGCATGCAAATCATCTTCATCATCGTTGGCTTCACCGCCGTATTCCTCCTATCAAAACTCGACATGACCTTCATCCGCGCCAACATTCTCTGGGTATACTTCGCGATGCTTATCCTGCTCGCCGGCATCCTCATACCAAACCCACTCGTATCCAAAATTAACGGCGCCACACGTTGGTATCAGCTGGCCGGATTCTCCTTACAACCGTCCGAAATCGCCAAATCCATGTTCATCATCGTCATCGCCCATTTTGCGGCAAAATACGAGCGCATCATCTGGAAACAGCTACTCATCACGTGGTCACTCGCTGGCGTTGTCCTACTTTTAATCATGAAACAGCCCGATCTCGGCACGACCATCGTCTATTTCGTCAGCGCCTTCACGATCAGCATCCTGGCCCTGAAATCCACCAAGCTCATCATCACCATCCTAACCTCACTCGTTGTCGCAGTAAGCGGTGGCCTCTATCTCGTCGTCTATCACGTCAATCTACTCGAAAAAATCGGCTTCAAAAGCTACCAATTTCGGCGCGTCCACACATGGCTCGACCCAGCAAGCGATCCCAATTCCTTCTATCAAGTCGACCGCTCCCTCAAAGCAATCGGCTCTGGAACGATGTCCGGCAGCAATTCACCATACGTCTACATCCCCGAAAGCCACACTGACATGATTTTCAGCACCATCGGCAACCAATTCGGCTTCATCGGCGCCAGTCTACTACTCATCCTGTTCATGCTTTTCATCCACCAACTCATCATCGCCGCGCTGCATATGAAAAATAGTTTTTCCACGTACGTTATCGCCGGTTTCGCCATGATGTTCGCCTTCAATATTTTCGAGAATATCGCGATGACCATTGGCCTCATGCCACTGACCGGGATTCCGCTGCCGTTTATTAGTTATGGTGGTAGTTCGACGCTTGGTAATATGATTGCGCTCGGCGTGATTCTTGCTGTTATCAAATGCGATGATACGAGTTTTGGTCGTGCTTAA
- a CDS encoding FtsW/RodA/SpoVE family cell cycle protein, whose amino-acid sequence MLTKQNHLILLAYIATGIWSCLMVYSASYAAASNRYAVSSQHFAIRQAIFYAIGLGCLFFFAKLKTVPFCSKKTMKLAGGIAVLLLILVLLTGTATNNAQRWIQLGGATLQPTELVKILLIIVTGNFSVHYFKNMAQSNRVTYLLIGFILFCAGLIILQPDLGTSFIVLSIFAAQLLTSGLSARRLSQIAITGILFATLSLGITYLLHPKFFSQARLGRFAFLDPFSEANLDASYQLRNGYYAIADGGIFGKGFGQSVQKLGFLPESHTDFISAVISEELGIIGILVTLTLILFFIWKALHIALRSHSAFDTSICIGFATWIAVQAILNLGGVSGMIPLTGVPLPFISFGGTSIITLSCGVGFLISAERQITLTERRNIHANQQ is encoded by the coding sequence ATGTTGACCAAGCAGAACCATCTCATACTTCTCGCTTACATCGCCACAGGAATTTGGAGTTGCCTCATGGTTTACAGCGCCAGTTACGCAGCTGCGAGCAACCGTTACGCCGTTTCCAGCCAACATTTCGCGATTCGCCAAGCCATTTTTTACGCGATTGGTCTCGGCTGCTTATTCTTCTTTGCCAAACTAAAAACCGTACCATTCTGTTCCAAAAAAACGATGAAATTAGCAGGCGGCATCGCTGTCCTCCTGCTAATTCTCGTCCTACTTACCGGCACAGCGACAAACAACGCCCAGCGCTGGATTCAACTTGGCGGCGCCACGCTCCAACCAACCGAACTCGTCAAAATCCTGCTCATCATCGTGACCGGAAACTTCAGCGTGCATTACTTCAAAAACATGGCGCAATCCAATCGCGTCACCTACTTACTCATCGGTTTCATCCTATTTTGCGCCGGCCTTATCATTTTGCAACCAGACCTCGGCACCAGCTTCATTGTCCTGTCTATTTTCGCCGCCCAACTACTCACATCCGGGCTATCCGCGCGCAGACTCAGCCAAATCGCCATCACCGGTATCCTGTTCGCCACCCTCAGTCTCGGCATCACGTACCTACTTCATCCCAAATTTTTCAGTCAAGCTAGGCTCGGTCGTTTCGCGTTCCTTGACCCGTTCAGCGAAGCCAATCTCGACGCTTCCTATCAACTCAGAAACGGCTACTACGCGATTGCAGATGGCGGCATATTCGGCAAAGGATTCGGCCAAAGCGTCCAAAAACTCGGTTTCCTGCCCGAATCCCATACCGACTTTATCAGCGCGGTCATCTCAGAAGAACTCGGCATCATCGGCATTCTCGTGACTCTGACTCTCATCCTATTTTTCATCTGGAAAGCCCTTCACATCGCACTTCGCAGCCATTCCGCATTCGACACGTCCATCTGCATCGGTTTTGCGACCTGGATCGCCGTCCAAGCCATCCTCAACCTCGGTGGCGTCAGCGGTATGATTCCACTCACCGGCGTCCCGTTGCCATTTATCAGCTTCGGCGGCACCTCCATTATTACCCTATCGTGCGGCGTCGGATTTCTGATCAGCGCCGAACGCCAAATAACCCTCACAGAAAGAAGGAATATCCATGCAAACCAACAATAG
- the mgtA gene encoding magnesium-translocating P-type ATPase, producing the protein MKKALNKLRNEQEVNRTLLQDSTANKDAAIAKYKTTTQGLDEVEVTKRRTKFGKNITAEQKPTPWYVNLAKAFHNPFIYILAFLMIISYVTADIEATIIMALMILFSVILSFTQSMRAQKASLSLKNMIENTTAIIRDGMQREIPIVDVVPGDIVFLSTGDIIPADARIIEAKDLFINQSPLTGESIPVEKFTEATEKSLSIFERDNLAFMGTDVISGQGKALILKTGDNTIFGSLSQEALAKRDETSFDKGVKSISKLLMYLMLVMVPIVFLINGIMKGNWTEALLFAVAVAVGLTPEMLPMIVNTNLAKGAVRMAKKKVIIKELNAIQNLGAMDVLCTDKTGTLTKDKVELIEHIDTTGETSDKVLALAFQNSHFQTGWKNIMDHAIISHMEKIGDSKRFTTPEKVDEIPFDFARRRLSVILRKKDSLQMITKGAITEMFDVCSQLEENGAIIELTDPIKKRLHTQCEEMNRNGMRVIAIATKIKTEKESFSVIDEQNMTLIGFLGFLDPAKPSAKPAIASLHDHGVTVKVLTGDNEIVAQTICNQVGIPSEKFLLGSDIDFMYDDELTEATRTHHIFAKLTPTQKSRIIHLIRKDGHTVGFMGDGINDAPALRKADVGISVGTAADITKDASSVILLEKSLTILNDAVTEGRNVFGNILKYMKMTASSNFGNVFSVLVASAFLPFLPMLSIHLLLQNLMYDVSQMTLPWDKMDESFLEKPRKWDRKNMLRFILLIGPVSSIFDILTFAIMWFVFSANTIAEQALFQSGWFVVGLLTQTLVVHMIRTEKIPFIQSRAAAPVMISTLIVMGVGIIIPFTSLGHGIGLVSLPLSYFPWLIAILAGYMVTVQIAKNLYIKKFHDWI; encoded by the coding sequence ATGAAAAAAGCACTAAACAAGTTACGCAATGAACAAGAAGTGAACCGGACACTACTCCAAGATTCCACAGCAAACAAAGACGCCGCAATCGCGAAATACAAAACAACAACCCAAGGCCTAGACGAAGTAGAAGTGACGAAACGGCGCACTAAATTTGGCAAAAACATCACTGCCGAGCAGAAGCCAACACCCTGGTACGTCAATCTTGCCAAGGCTTTCCACAACCCATTTATTTATATTCTTGCCTTCCTGATGATTATTTCTTACGTGACAGCCGACATCGAGGCGACCATCATTATGGCTCTGATGATCCTATTTAGCGTCATTCTGAGCTTCACCCAGTCGATGCGCGCCCAAAAAGCCAGTCTCTCTTTGAAAAATATGATTGAAAATACGACCGCGATTATTCGTGATGGTATGCAACGAGAAATCCCGATTGTGGATGTCGTTCCAGGCGATATCGTTTTCCTCTCAACCGGTGACATTATCCCAGCAGACGCGCGAATCATCGAAGCCAAAGACCTATTTATCAACCAATCACCACTCACCGGCGAATCCATACCAGTTGAGAAATTTACAGAAGCCACCGAAAAAAGTCTCAGTATTTTTGAACGAGATAATCTGGCATTCATGGGCACCGACGTGATTAGCGGTCAAGGTAAGGCGCTGATTCTAAAAACCGGCGACAACACCATATTTGGCTCCCTGTCTCAAGAAGCTCTCGCCAAACGTGACGAAACCAGTTTTGATAAAGGGGTCAAATCGATTTCCAAATTGCTGATGTACCTCATGCTTGTCATGGTTCCAATCGTCTTTTTGATCAATGGCATCATGAAAGGTAACTGGACCGAGGCGCTTCTGTTCGCCGTCGCTGTAGCCGTGGGACTTACGCCCGAAATGCTGCCAATGATCGTCAACACCAATCTCGCAAAAGGCGCCGTTCGCATGGCCAAAAAGAAAGTCATCATCAAAGAGCTTAATGCGATTCAAAACCTTGGCGCGATGGACGTTCTCTGCACCGACAAAACTGGCACGCTGACCAAAGATAAAGTCGAACTCATCGAACACATTGATACGACTGGCGAAACGTCTGATAAAGTTCTAGCGCTCGCCTTCCAAAATAGCCACTTCCAAACTGGCTGGAAAAATATCATGGACCACGCGATCATTTCACATATGGAGAAAATCGGCGACAGCAAGCGTTTCACGACACCAGAAAAAGTCGATGAAATCCCGTTTGACTTTGCGCGCCGCCGTCTCAGCGTTATTTTACGCAAAAAAGACAGCCTGCAAATGATTACGAAAGGCGCGATTACCGAGATGTTCGACGTCTGCTCACAGCTTGAAGAAAATGGCGCGATCATTGAGCTGACAGACCCAATCAAAAAACGCCTCCACACGCAATGTGAGGAGATGAATCGTAACGGTATGCGCGTCATCGCCATCGCAACAAAAATAAAGACGGAAAAAGAATCCTTCTCCGTCATCGATGAGCAAAATATGACACTGATCGGCTTCCTCGGTTTCCTTGATCCCGCCAAGCCATCCGCGAAACCCGCGATCGCATCTTTACATGACCATGGCGTTACCGTCAAAGTTCTCACAGGCGACAACGAAATCGTCGCGCAAACCATTTGCAACCAAGTCGGCATCCCATCTGAGAAATTCCTACTTGGCTCCGATATCGATTTCATGTATGACGATGAACTCACCGAGGCAACGAGGACGCACCACATCTTTGCCAAGCTCACGCCAACTCAGAAATCCCGCATCATTCATCTGATTCGAAAAGACGGGCACACAGTTGGTTTTATGGGCGATGGGATCAATGACGCACCAGCCCTGCGCAAAGCAGACGTCGGGATTTCCGTTGGTACTGCCGCCGATATAACCAAAGATGCAAGCTCGGTTATTCTACTCGAAAAGAGTTTAACCATTCTAAATGACGCCGTAACGGAAGGTAGAAATGTCTTTGGCAACATCTTAAAATACATGAAAATGACCGCCAGCTCCAATTTTGGAAACGTGTTTAGCGTCCTTGTCGCCAGCGCCTTCCTGCCATTTTTACCGATGCTTTCGATTCACCTACTTTTGCAAAATCTCATGTACGATGTCTCGCAAATGACGCTCCCATGGGATAAAATGGACGAATCTTTCTTGGAAAAACCGCGTAAATGGGATCGTAAAAACATGCTGCGTTTCATTCTTCTAATTGGACCAGTCAGCTCGATTTTTGATATTCTCACGTTTGCCATCATGTGGTTCGTCTTTAGCGCGAATACGATCGCCGAGCAAGCGCTGTTCCAAAGTGGCTGGTTCGTGGTCGGCCTGCTCACACAAACGCTCGTCGTACACATGATTCGCACCGAGAAAATTCCATTCATTCAAAGTCGTGCAGCCGCTCCAGTGATGATTTCCACCCTGATCGTGATGGGTGTCGGCATTATCATTCCATTCACGTCGCTTGGTCACGGCATCGGACTCGTCAGCCTACCGCTTAGCTACTTCCCGTGGCTCATCGCGATTCTTGCAGGCTACATGGTAACCGTCCAAATCGCCAAAAATCTCTACATCAAGAAATTCCACGATTGGATTTAA